Part of the Sulfurovum sp. TSL6 genome, AGTGTCTGGATAACAAAGAAAAATACATTGACCTTTTTGATCTTTTTTATGACAATAATGATCCCATCGCTGCCAAAGGTCTTTGCCAAAAAGTAGATACCCGCTACTCTATACAAAATCCGCCATGCGACTATCTGAGTGAACCCGAAATGGATGAAGTCTCTGCCCTGCCGTTTACAAGGGAACTTCATCCATACCACCGTCCAGAGGGAAAAGTAAAGTGTTTGGAGACGATCAAATTTTCCATCATGACACATCAGGGATGCTGGGGAGAATGTAACTTCTGTGCCATAGGTGTCCACCAGGGACGTACAATCCGTACACGTTCTGAACAGTCCATCGTTAAAGAAGCCAACCAGTTTAAAGAGTACAAAGATTTTAAAGGCATCATCTCAGACCTTGGTGGACCAACGGCAAATATGTATGGATATGAGTGTAATAAAAAACTTAAACTCGGTACCTGTGACCATCAACGTTGTGTCGATTCACGACATCTGTGTTCTTCTATGAAACCTGACCATACACGTGTAATAGGCATGATGAAGCAGGTACGTAACATAGACGGTATCAAAAAAGCATTTGTCGCTTCAGGGATACGTTATGACCTTATCAATGAAGACAAACGCAAGGGATACTCTTATCTGAAAGAGCTGGTTGAACACCACATTTCCGGACAGATGAAAGTTGCACCTGAACATACCCAGCAGCATGTACTTGATCTTATGGGAAAACCGGGAAAACAGACCCTTATAGACTTTAAAAGGCTGTATGACAAACTCAACAAAGATATGGGAAAAAAGCAGTATCTTACCTACTATCTTATCGCTGCACATCCGGGTTGTGAAGAGAAAGACATGCATGAGCTTAAACGTTTTACCACCCAAGAGCTTAAAATGAATCCTGAACAGGCACAGGTCTTTACACCGACTCCGGGTACCTACTCAGCTGTGATGTATTATACAGAGATGGACCCGGTCACACGTAAAAAGATCTTTGTTGAGAAAGATATACACAGAAAAGAGAAACAAAAAGCCATCGTTCAGGCAAAAACAAATTTTAGCAGCGGATTTTCAAGTTAATGCCAAAAAGACCGATCTTTATCACTGACTTGGACCATACTTTCTTGCGTACAGATCAGAGTATCAGTGATTTCAGTACAGAAGTCTGGAATACCAAGCGTGAAGATGCCATACTCTCAGTAGCCACAGCCAGAAGCTTTCAAAAGACCCATGATTTTTTGGAAAAACTCCATCTGGATGCTCCTATGATACTCTTAGATGGTACGATGATAGTCTCTCCGGATAAAAAGCTTATAGACTTAAAAACCATCAACAAAGTTTTGGGTGATGCTGTTGTTGAGATAGGTTTGCAGTTTGATATTGACCCTTTTATCATAGGGCTGAAAGACATGGAGCTTAATGAAACTTTCTTGTACCCTCGTAAACTCAACGAACACCAGAAATTTGTCCTTAAGGGTTACAAAAACGATCCACGCCTACAGTTCAACCCTCAAAACAAAACGATGGATATGAACCTGAAGATCGTTTATTTTGGAGACAAAAAGACCCTGGAGCCTCTCACGGTCAAACTAAAAGAGACGTTCAAAGATGCCATAGAGTGCAAACTCTCTCCTGAAAAATATTCAGACGGCTACTTTCTTACGATACTTCATCCAGAGGGAGACAAGGCACATGCACTGCAAAAGGTTATGGACTATTTAGAACGTGATACTGCTGATGTAACCGTATTTGGTGACTCAGTCAATGATATAGGGATGTTTAAACTTGCAGGAACCTCCGTAGCAGTTGCCAATGCCCTGGATGAAGTGAAAGCTGTTGCAGATCTTGTGCTTCCTCACTCTAATGATGAGGATGCTGTAGCGAAGTATTTGAAAGATCAGAAGCGTTAATACCGATTCATC contains:
- a CDS encoding YgiQ family radical SAM protein, which translates into the protein MSKLDLRETKNFLPTTREEMDALGWKQCDVILVSGDAYIDSPFIGVATVGRMLEKLGYKVGIIGQPDVDSDSDIKRLGEPRLYWGVSGGSIDSMVANYTATKKFRNSDDYTPGGKNTKRPDRAVLVYTNLIRKNFKNTVPVVLGGIEASLRRVTHYDYWSNKLRKPILFDSKADILIYGMGEQAIRDLTHALDKGNEWKDIRGVCYINKEPVESYHQLPSHQECLDNKEKYIDLFDLFYDNNDPIAAKGLCQKVDTRYSIQNPPCDYLSEPEMDEVSALPFTRELHPYHRPEGKVKCLETIKFSIMTHQGCWGECNFCAIGVHQGRTIRTRSEQSIVKEANQFKEYKDFKGIISDLGGPTANMYGYECNKKLKLGTCDHQRCVDSRHLCSSMKPDHTRVIGMMKQVRNIDGIKKAFVASGIRYDLINEDKRKGYSYLKELVEHHISGQMKVAPEHTQQHVLDLMGKPGKQTLIDFKRLYDKLNKDMGKKQYLTYYLIAAHPGCEEKDMHELKRFTTQELKMNPEQAQVFTPTPGTYSAVMYYTEMDPVTRKKIFVEKDIHRKEKQKAIVQAKTNFSSGFSS
- a CDS encoding HAD hydrolase family protein, translated to MPKRPIFITDLDHTFLRTDQSISDFSTEVWNTKREDAILSVATARSFQKTHDFLEKLHLDAPMILLDGTMIVSPDKKLIDLKTINKVLGDAVVEIGLQFDIDPFIIGLKDMELNETFLYPRKLNEHQKFVLKGYKNDPRLQFNPQNKTMDMNLKIVYFGDKKTLEPLTVKLKETFKDAIECKLSPEKYSDGYFLTILHPEGDKAHALQKVMDYLERDTADVTVFGDSVNDIGMFKLAGTSVAVANALDEVKAVADLVLPHSNDEDAVAKYLKDQKR